A section of the Myxocyprinus asiaticus isolate MX2 ecotype Aquarium Trade chromosome 22, UBuf_Myxa_2, whole genome shotgun sequence genome encodes:
- the zgc:92242 gene encoding SH2 domain-containing protein 4A, with product MLQQILADMYIDPDVLEALNEEQKKILFFKMREEQVRRWKEREEKEGKEGIERPQKKKGPCKSVSWLLGRDGDVRVCFIGESDELKSPKLILSELRDKTVANTNNVNRAKPEPVKSNLTKPNRVQTTSTEPGIQLLLKKQEELSDSSTVSDESKQDSSSDQSADDTRGQTDDSDSGSAEEDTGLYRSHQSKRDTSIADRLKELTIHRAMKEQLSVNDKTHPLDTPDKGVEKDKDNSLTYGSRVAQLRKTFNTTNAKGSSPCVKPPIPSKPVHLLTSPSVR from the exons ATGCTGCAGCAAATACTGGCTGACATGTACATTGACCCAGATGTACTTGAGGCCCTGAACGAGGAACAGAAGAAAATCCTCTTCTTCAAAATGAGAGAGGAACAAGTCAGGCGATGGAAAGAGAGGGAAGAGAAGGAGGGCAAGGAAGGGATAGAAAGGCCCCAAAAAAAGAAAG gtCCTTGTAAAAGTGTGAGCTGGTTGTTGGGACGAGATGGCGACGTGCGCGTGTGTTTTATCGGAGAATCAGAcgagctgaaatctccaaaactcaTCCTGTCTGAGCTGAGAGATAAAACAGTGGCCAACACTAACAATGtcaacag AGCAAAACCAGAACCTGTTAAGAGCAACCTGACCAAACCCAACAGAGTACAAACAACCAGCACTGAACCAGGGATCCAGCTACTgctcaag AAACAAGAGGAGCTCAGTGATTCCAGTACCGTCTCAGATGAGTCCAAGCAGGATAGCAGTTCTGATCAGTCTGCTGACGACACCAGGGGCCAAACAGATGATTCTGACTCAGGTAGCGCCGAGGAAGACACGGGCCTGTACAGATCACATCAGAGCAAAAGAGATACATCAATAGCAGACAGATTGAAAGAGCTGACAATACACAGAGCAATGAAAGAGCAGCTGTCAGTCAATGACAAGACACACCCACTGGACACACCAGACAAAG GAGTGGAGAAAGACAAGGATAATAGTCTGACGTATGGCAGTCGTGTGGCTCAGCTCAGGAAGACCTTCAACACTACAAATGCCAAAGGATCTTCTCCATGTGTCAAACCACCAATCCCCAGCAAGCCTGTTCACCTACTGACCTCCCCCTCGgtcagataa